DNA sequence from the Hydrogenobacter sp. genome:
TTTCTTTTTAAAGGCTGGAAAATCCGACCTTCCAGCAAAGAAGTTTTTAAAGGCTCTGTCAAGGTTAAACACCGCTTCCTGTAAAGATTGAGAAGGAGATTCTTTAAGAAAAGGATACTCTTCTTTCAGCAAAGGCAAGAGTTTTTTATACTCATAAACATTCCACTTTTTGCCTTCCTTCTGATACTCTTCCTTTGCTCTGGCAAGCATGTAGTTATAAACAAACCTCACAGAACCTACAGCTCTTTTTAAGAACTGTTTTTGCTCCTTTGTCGGATAGAGCTTGAACTTGTAGGAGTAGTTAGCTTGCTTTCCAGCTCTCATGAACCTTTCCTCTGTTTTTCTATGTATAACACTTTCTTAGAAAATGTCAAGTTGTTTCTATGCTTAACCATAAACATTAGGCTCACTCTCATCTCTCCTTTAAAAAGGAGAGGCTTCCCGCAACCTATCCTAAAAGAAGAGCTGATTGGCTATAGCTTTTTTAGAAAGGGGATGCTAAAAATTATGATTGTAATCATTTACATACTTTATGGAAGGCTTAATTCTTTAGAGTAAGGAGGAAATAATGGTTGAAAAGCTTGAGCCTGGTAAAAGGATAAAGGCTAATGGTTTTGAGTTTTCTTTAATCGGTGAAAGCCTTATGCCCTCCGCTTTGAGCTATAAGAGGATTTACATACTTTCTGAAGGTTCAGGGAGGTATATATTAGGTCAGAAGTTTGGCAACGCTTTGGCACCTTGCGTCTTTGTGGTGGAGCCTTCTGTACTTTTTGGCTTTATGCCAGAAGGAAACGCATACCTTTATGAGTTAGCAATGGGAAATAAAGAAGGCTGTGAAGGTGAGGTTATTGACCTAAGACCCCTTGAGCATGGCGTTAGGCATCCCCTTGTTATGAAAAGGTTTTCAGAACTTGACGAGGGAGGATGCTTTTACATAATAAACGACCACGACCCACTACCTTTATATTTCCAGATGGCTATGGCTTTCCCAAAAAGGGTTGGTTGGGAGTATATAGAGTTTGGTGACGAATTTTGGAAGATTAGAATAAGGAGGCTATCATGAAAAGGCTTGCACTTTTACTTTTCATCCTTGGCTTTTCCTTTGCCCACGAGCACGGGAAGGAGCAGGAGCTTACATTAAAACAGGTCATGCAGATGGTGAGCCTATCGGCTCAAAAGATGCTTTACGGCTTTATGCTAAGCAACGACGCTCTCATAATGGAGGGTGCCAAGGAGATAGCCGAGCATCCTATGCCAAAGGGAGGACCCCTTCAATACATAGACCCTTCAAGAAGGGAAGAGTTTTTAAGGCTTATGCCAAGCTTTGAAAGGCAGGTGCATGGTAGCGCGGAGGAGGTTATAAGGTTTATAAAGGAAGGCAAGAAGGAAGAAGCCCTCAAGGCTTACACAGATATGCTACAAGGTTGTATGTCCTGCCATGAGCTTTTTAGGGACAGAATAAGAGGAAGGTAGCATGAAGGAAATACTTGAAGCCTTAAGAGAAGTGATTGACCCTCATACAGGACTTGACATAGTGAGCATGAACATGGTAAAAGAGGTAAGAAGCATAGGTGAAGGAGAGGTTAAGATAGTTATAAAGCCTACAAGCCCCTTCTGTCCCGTGGGTAACTTTTTGCTACAGGCTGTAAAGGAAAAGGTAGAAGAGCTTGGTTATAAAGCTCATGTAGAACTTGAGGGATACCTCTTTGGAGGTGGGTATGAGGCTTGATGTGAGAAACCTTGAACCACCTCAGCCCATGATAAAAATAGCCCGGGCTTTAGAAAGCCTTAAGGAAGGTGAGGTGCTTGAAGTGCTCGGTTCAAGACCCTTTACACACCTTTTACCAAGGCTTGAAGAACTTGGTTTTACTTACGAGTTAAAAGAGACGGAAGAGGGTTATCTGTTAAAGATATGGAAAAGAGGCACAGAAGGAAAACTTGAAGGCACCACCGAATGCTCAAAGGAGCTTGAATTTACCATTGATGAAAACACAAATGTAGGAGAACTATTAAAGCGGATGCCAGAAGCTCTTGATATATTAATAAAATATGGCTTTACACCCCTCAAAAACCCTCTACTTAGGAAGATACTTCCCCATACAGTAACGCTCGGTCAGGCAAAGAAGATAAGGAGGTTGTCCGACGAAAAGTTCCAAGAGCTAAT
Encoded proteins:
- a CDS encoding DUF1858 domain-containing protein, which produces MRLDVRNLEPPQPMIKIARALESLKEGEVLEVLGSRPFTHLLPRLEELGFTYELKETEEGYLLKIWKRGTEGKLEGTTECSKELEFTIDENTNVGELLKRMPEALDILIKYGFTPLKNPLLRKILPHTVTLGQAKKIRRLSDEKFQELIKELRSLIGQ
- a CDS encoding DUF2249 domain-containing protein translates to MVEKLEPGKRIKANGFEFSLIGESLMPSALSYKRIYILSEGSGRYILGQKFGNALAPCVFVVEPSVLFGFMPEGNAYLYELAMGNKEGCEGEVIDLRPLEHGVRHPLVMKRFSELDEGGCFYIINDHDPLPLYFQMAMAFPKRVGWEYIEFGDEFWKIRIRRLS
- a CDS encoding iron-sulfur cluster assembly protein, whose translation is MKEILEALREVIDPHTGLDIVSMNMVKEVRSIGEGEVKIVIKPTSPFCPVGNFLLQAVKEKVEELGYKAHVELEGYLFGGGYEA
- a CDS encoding transposase; this encodes MRAGKQANYSYKFKLYPTKEQKQFLKRAVGSVRFVYNYMLARAKEEYQKEGKKWNVYEYKKLLPLLKEEYPFLKESPSQSLQEAVFNLDRAFKNFFAGRSDFPAFKKK